A DNA window from Xanthomonas campestris pv. campestris str. ATCC 33913 contains the following coding sequences:
- a CDS encoding S41 family peptidase, protein MRHARMRWWLVGCLLLGAHAIAAAANWQLVAGGTDYQLDAAQGDVESAEGARLRLTARTKRTAAFGAAAVQLDAVPLRGQSLALDGLLHTFSAVPGANLWMRAVDAQGKVVAFETSQAERVSGSAQARRGIAMQIPEQANRLAIGVVLAGDGAVEVTALRLMAQPVVDAASAAAILDVAIPAIREHALQRSRIDWATREPQLRAQAASMRKADAYAAIEALIAELDDGHSALLRPSTLRDVEAHATHATVQARLLQPDVGYVAVPGLMTSSSDVRGDYQRALSAALDGMASQARCGWIIDLRQNSGGTMWPMVNGLQPLLGDHVLGYFLNADGEQTPWRARAVPPMSGVRVAQTDRPVAVLIGPNTASAGEMVAIAFRGRPATRSFGQPSAGQTTSNRTVDLPGGGVLAVASSAMQDRNAQRLDGALQPDMALDPQADAIDAAAQWLRMQRCAPAQ, encoded by the coding sequence ATGAGACACGCACGGATGCGATGGTGGCTGGTGGGGTGTTTGCTGCTTGGCGCGCATGCAATTGCGGCTGCGGCCAACTGGCAACTGGTTGCCGGCGGCACAGATTACCAGTTGGATGCTGCGCAGGGCGATGTGGAATCGGCCGAGGGCGCACGGCTACGTCTGACCGCACGCACCAAGCGCACGGCCGCGTTCGGTGCGGCCGCCGTGCAACTCGATGCCGTCCCGCTGCGTGGTCAGTCGCTGGCCTTGGATGGTCTTCTGCACACCTTCAGCGCCGTCCCGGGCGCAAACCTGTGGATGCGCGCAGTCGATGCGCAGGGCAAGGTCGTGGCATTCGAAACCTCGCAAGCCGAGCGGGTGAGTGGCAGCGCTCAGGCACGCCGTGGTATCGCGATGCAGATTCCTGAGCAAGCAAATCGACTGGCAATTGGTGTCGTGCTGGCTGGCGATGGCGCCGTCGAAGTTACTGCCCTACGGCTGATGGCCCAACCTGTCGTGGATGCTGCGTCTGCAGCGGCGATTCTCGACGTTGCGATTCCTGCGATCAGGGAGCATGCGTTACAGCGCAGCCGCATCGATTGGGCCACCCGCGAGCCACAGTTGCGCGCCCAGGCCGCCAGCATGCGCAAAGCCGACGCCTATGCCGCCATCGAGGCGCTGATTGCCGAGCTCGATGACGGCCACAGCGCACTGTTACGGCCTAGCACCCTGCGCGATGTGGAGGCGCATGCCACGCACGCTACAGTGCAGGCACGGTTGCTGCAGCCCGATGTGGGCTATGTCGCGGTGCCCGGCCTGATGACCTCGTCCAGTGATGTCAGGGGCGACTATCAACGCGCGCTGAGCGCCGCGCTGGATGGCATGGCATCGCAGGCACGCTGCGGCTGGATCATCGATCTGCGGCAGAACAGCGGGGGCACCATGTGGCCTATGGTCAACGGCTTGCAGCCGTTGCTCGGTGATCACGTGCTCGGCTACTTCCTCAACGCAGATGGCGAGCAGACGCCGTGGCGAGCAAGAGCCGTGCCGCCGATGTCCGGCGTGCGCGTCGCGCAAACCGATCGCCCGGTGGCCGTGCTGATCGGGCCAAACACGGCAAGCGCGGGCGAAATGGTCGCCATCGCGTTTCGTGGCCGTCCGGCTACGCGGAGCTTCGGCCAGCCGAGTGCGGGGCAGACCACCAGCAATCGCACGGTCGATCTGCCCGGTGGTGGCGTGCTTGCGGTTGCCAGCAGTGCGATGCAGGACCGCAATGCACAGCGTCTGGATGGCGCCTTGCAACCGGATATGGCGCTGGACCCGCAGGCCGATGCCATCGATGCGGCGGCGCAATGGCTGCGAATGCAGCGGTGCGCACCGGCGCAGTGA
- the nagA gene encoding N-acetylglucosamine-6-phosphate deacetylase, with translation MDASPIQALCNARVLTDDGLQDGLAVLLDGAQIQAVVAADDARVAQAGTRVDLGGATLLPGFIDIQVNGGGGVLFNNACTPQALATIAAAHRRYGTTGMLPTLISDTAEVMAEAIAATRQAIAQGVPGVLGIHLEGPYLSPARKGTHDAQKFRVPDAHEIAVDTSLDNGVTLITLAPERVPLDDIRAFVAGGAVVFAGHTAATYEQARDGIAAGVSGFTHLYNAMSPLAGREPNAVGAALEDPAVWCGVIVDGVHVHPASLRVALAAKPRGKLLLVTDAMPMVGADSPSFDLYGETITAIDGVVRNAAGALAGSALDMATAVRNSVQWLGVDLAEAARMASTYPAQCIGLGERLGRIAPGYQADLVLVDADVHVLDTWVAGQRD, from the coding sequence ATGGATGCTTCCCCGATTCAAGCGCTTTGCAATGCACGCGTGCTCACCGATGACGGCCTGCAGGACGGCCTGGCCGTGCTGCTGGACGGCGCGCAGATCCAGGCCGTTGTCGCGGCCGACGATGCGCGCGTGGCGCAGGCCGGCACGCGCGTGGATCTGGGCGGGGCGACCCTGCTGCCCGGCTTCATCGACATCCAGGTCAATGGCGGCGGCGGGGTGTTGTTCAACAACGCCTGCACGCCGCAGGCGCTGGCGACGATCGCCGCAGCGCATCGCCGCTACGGCACCACCGGCATGTTGCCCACGCTGATCAGCGACACCGCCGAGGTGATGGCCGAGGCCATCGCCGCCACGCGCCAGGCGATCGCACAGGGCGTGCCGGGCGTGCTCGGGATTCATCTGGAAGGCCCGTACCTGAGCCCGGCGCGCAAAGGCACCCACGACGCACAGAAGTTCCGCGTGCCCGACGCGCACGAGATCGCGGTGGACACCTCGCTGGACAACGGCGTCACCCTGATCACGCTCGCGCCCGAGCGCGTGCCGCTGGACGACATCCGTGCCTTTGTCGCCGGTGGTGCAGTTGTGTTTGCCGGCCATACCGCCGCCACCTACGAGCAGGCGCGCGACGGCATTGCCGCCGGCGTCAGCGGCTTCACCCATTTGTACAACGCGATGTCGCCACTGGCCGGGCGCGAGCCCAATGCCGTGGGCGCCGCGCTGGAAGATCCCGCGGTATGGTGCGGCGTCATCGTGGACGGCGTGCATGTGCATCCGGCCAGCCTGCGCGTGGCGCTGGCCGCCAAGCCGCGCGGCAAGCTGCTGCTGGTCACCGACGCCATGCCGATGGTCGGTGCCGACAGCCCCAGCTTCGATCTGTACGGCGAAACCATCACCGCCATCGACGGCGTGGTACGCAATGCCGCCGGTGCGCTTGCCGGCTCCGCGCTGGACATGGCCACCGCGGTGCGCAACAGCGTGCAATGGCTGGGCGTGGACCTGGCCGAAGCCGCGCGCATGGCGTCCACCTATCCGGCGCAGTGCATCGGCCTGGGCGAGCGCCTGGGCCGCATCGCACCGGGTTACCAGGCCGACCTGGTGCTGGTGGATGCAGACGTGCACGTGCTGGACACCTGGGTGGCGGGGCAGCGCGACTGA
- a CDS encoding SIS domain-containing protein has protein sequence MNLPQETDTLMFREAAETADVVAAQFARNADTIATLAQSLRENPPPFVVTCARGSSDHAATYAKYLFETQLGIVTASASPSVGSVYVAPLQLRGALYIVISQSGKSPDLLRNAEAAKAAGARVVALVNVEDSPLAQLAEVVIPLGAGPEKSVAATKSYLASLAAVLHLGAVWKNDPALLAAVQQLPQQLRSAWQADWSALTSGLKPAHNLFVLGRGLGLGAAQEAALKFKETCGLHAEAYSSAEVKHGPMALVGPGFPVLVFAQPDETGAGTRALAEEFRARGAQVWLAAPDGDLPLADAAHPACAPLLTVQSFYRAINALALQRGHNPDLPPHLNKVTETV, from the coding sequence ATGAATCTCCCCCAGGAAACCGACACCTTGATGTTCCGCGAGGCGGCCGAAACCGCCGACGTGGTCGCTGCACAGTTCGCGCGTAATGCCGACACCATCGCCACGTTGGCGCAGTCGCTGCGCGAGAACCCGCCACCGTTCGTGGTGACCTGCGCGCGCGGCAGTTCCGATCACGCCGCCACCTACGCCAAGTACCTGTTCGAAACCCAGCTCGGCATCGTCACCGCATCGGCTTCGCCCTCGGTGGGCTCGGTCTATGTGGCGCCGCTGCAGTTGCGCGGCGCGCTGTACATCGTGATTTCGCAATCGGGCAAGAGCCCGGACCTGCTGCGCAATGCCGAAGCCGCCAAGGCCGCCGGTGCGCGCGTGGTGGCGCTGGTCAACGTGGAAGATTCGCCGCTGGCGCAGCTGGCCGAGGTGGTGATTCCGCTCGGTGCCGGCCCGGAAAAGAGCGTGGCCGCGACCAAGAGCTATCTCGCCTCGCTCGCTGCGGTGCTGCACCTGGGCGCGGTGTGGAAGAACGACCCCGCATTGCTCGCCGCCGTGCAGCAGTTGCCGCAGCAGCTGCGCAGCGCCTGGCAGGCCGATTGGTCCGCACTCACCAGCGGCCTGAAGCCGGCGCACAATCTGTTCGTGCTCGGCCGTGGCCTGGGCCTGGGCGCGGCGCAGGAAGCCGCGCTGAAGTTCAAGGAAACCTGCGGCCTGCACGCCGAGGCCTACAGCTCGGCCGAGGTCAAGCATGGCCCGATGGCCTTGGTGGGCCCGGGCTTCCCGGTGCTGGTGTTCGCGCAGCCGGATGAAACCGGTGCAGGCACGCGCGCCCTGGCGGAAGAATTTCGCGCACGTGGCGCGCAGGTGTGGCTGGCCGCGCCCGATGGCGACCTGCCGCTGGCCGATGCCGCGCACCCGGCGTGCGCACCGTTGCTCACCGTGCAGAGCTTCTACCGCGCCATCAACGCACTGGCCCTGCAGCGCGGGCATAACCCCGATCTGCCGCCGCATTTGAACAAGGTCACGGAAACGGTTTGA
- a CDS encoding LacI family DNA-binding transcriptional regulator, with amino-acid sequence MRRPTIKDVAERAKVSLKTVSRVINNEPSVMQATRARVLRAIADLDYEPDPSARNLRSGTPFVIGLVYDNPNPYHIIGIQNGVLAACRETGFGLQIHPCDSTSPLLAEELAEWVQRSRLAGVVLTAPMSERPELLAGLAARGIKSVRIIASTTDPGDGPCVYIDDRDAAYEITEHLIQLGHQRIGFLWGGPQHRSSGERYAGYEAALKDYGISLDKHLVIPGDYTFDDGFRGARRLLSLREPPTAIFGSNDEIAAGVLAAAKSTGMNVPYQLSIAGFEDSPFSRQSWPALTTAKQATEDIARHAARLLISQLRSDAYDDQPAQLQNRGFVPQLVVRGSTAPAQPPAAKSPSPESA; translated from the coding sequence ATGCGCAGGCCCACCATCAAAGATGTCGCCGAGCGCGCCAAGGTCTCCTTGAAGACCGTGTCGCGCGTGATCAATAACGAACCTTCAGTGATGCAGGCCACGCGCGCGCGCGTGCTGCGCGCCATCGCCGATCTCGATTACGAACCCGATCCGTCCGCGCGCAACCTGCGCAGCGGCACGCCGTTCGTGATCGGCCTGGTCTACGACAACCCCAACCCGTACCACATCATCGGCATCCAGAACGGCGTGTTGGCCGCCTGCCGCGAAACCGGGTTCGGGTTGCAGATCCATCCCTGCGATTCCACTTCGCCGCTGCTGGCCGAAGAACTGGCCGAATGGGTGCAGCGCTCGCGCCTGGCCGGCGTGGTGCTGACCGCGCCGATGTCCGAGCGCCCCGAATTGCTGGCCGGCCTGGCCGCGCGAGGCATCAAGAGCGTGCGCATCATCGCCTCCACCACCGACCCGGGCGATGGGCCGTGCGTGTACATCGACGACCGCGATGCCGCCTATGAAATCACCGAGCATCTGATCCAGCTTGGACACCAGCGCATCGGCTTTTTGTGGGGCGGCCCGCAGCACCGCTCCAGCGGCGAGCGCTACGCCGGTTACGAAGCTGCATTGAAGGATTACGGCATCAGCCTGGACAAGCACCTGGTGATTCCGGGCGACTACACCTTCGACGATGGGTTCCGTGGTGCGCGCCGGTTGTTGTCGCTGCGCGAGCCGCCCACGGCCATCTTCGGCAGCAATGACGAGATCGCTGCCGGCGTGCTGGCCGCGGCCAAGTCCACCGGCATGAACGTGCCGTACCAGTTGTCGATCGCCGGGTTCGAAGACAGCCCGTTCTCGCGGCAGTCGTGGCCGGCGCTGACCACCGCCAAGCAAGCCACCGAAGACATCGCGCGGCACGCCGCACGCCTGCTGATCAGCCAGCTGCGCAGCGACGCCTACGACGACCAGCCCGCGCAACTGCAGAACCGCGGCTTCGTGCCGCAGTTGGTGGTGCGCGGCTCCACTGCACCGGCGCAACCGCCGGCCGCCAAGTCCCCCTCCCCCGAATCCGCCTGA
- a CDS encoding sugar MFS transporter: protein MTTARPANPVVSIAIVGVLFFIIGFFTWINGPLITFVRLAFDLNEVNAFLVLMVFYLSYFLLALPSSWILKRTGMKKGLALSLVVMALGAAAFGQFATQRWYPGALAGMFVIGSGLALLQTAINPYISILGPIESAARRIALMGICNKIAGILAPILIGSLVLHGIGDLSTQVAAADAATKQQLLNAFAAKIHAPYLVMSGVLLVLAVGVLFSPLPELKASEANATPGSGGAAQKSSIFQFPHLWLGVLCLFVYVGVEVMAGDAIGTYGHGFNLPLDSTKLFTSYTLGAMLLGYIAGLVLIPRVISQARYLSVSALLGVLFSLGALFTHGYVSVGFVAALGFANAMMWPAIFPLAIRGLGRFTEIGSALLVMGIAGGAIIPQLFAILKQHYDFQVVFAALMVPCYLYILFYSLRGHRVGLPAQPK from the coding sequence ATGACTACCGCCAGGCCCGCAAATCCCGTTGTCTCGATCGCCATCGTCGGCGTGCTGTTTTTCATCATCGGCTTTTTCACCTGGATCAACGGGCCGCTGATCACCTTCGTGCGGCTGGCGTTCGACCTCAACGAGGTCAATGCGTTCCTGGTGCTGATGGTGTTCTACCTGTCGTACTTCTTACTGGCGCTGCCCTCGTCATGGATCCTCAAGCGCACCGGCATGAAAAAAGGCCTGGCGCTGAGTCTGGTGGTGATGGCGCTGGGCGCCGCAGCATTCGGGCAATTCGCTACGCAACGCTGGTATCCGGGCGCACTGGCCGGCATGTTCGTGATCGGTAGCGGCCTGGCGTTGTTGCAGACCGCGATCAACCCATACATCAGTATTCTCGGGCCAATCGAAAGTGCGGCGCGGCGCATCGCGCTGATGGGCATCTGTAACAAGATTGCCGGCATCCTGGCGCCGATCCTGATCGGCTCGCTGGTGCTGCATGGCATCGGCGATCTCTCCACGCAGGTGGCCGCGGCCGATGCGGCGACCAAGCAGCAACTGCTCAACGCGTTTGCCGCCAAGATCCATGCACCATATCTGGTGATGTCCGGCGTGTTGCTGGTGCTGGCGGTGGGCGTGTTGTTCTCGCCGCTGCCCGAACTCAAGGCCTCCGAAGCCAATGCCACGCCGGGCAGCGGTGGCGCGGCGCAGAAGTCCAGCATCTTCCAGTTCCCGCATCTGTGGCTGGGCGTGTTGTGCCTGTTCGTGTATGTCGGTGTGGAAGTGATGGCCGGCGATGCCATCGGCACTTACGGACACGGCTTCAATTTGCCGCTGGACAGCACCAAGCTGTTCACCTCCTACACGCTGGGCGCAATGTTGCTGGGCTATATCGCCGGCCTGGTGCTGATTCCGCGGGTGATTTCGCAGGCGCGCTACCTGAGCGTGTCTGCGCTGCTGGGCGTGCTGTTCTCGCTGGGGGCGCTGTTCACCCACGGCTATGTGTCGGTGGGGTTCGTGGCCGCGCTCGGTTTTGCCAACGCCATGATGTGGCCGGCGATCTTTCCGCTGGCCATCCGCGGCCTGGGCCGGTTCACCGAGATCGGTTCGGCGCTGCTGGTGATGGGCATTGCCGGCGGCGCGATCATTCCGCAGCTGTTCGCCATTCTCAAACAGCATTACGACTTCCAGGTGGTGTTCGCCGCGCTGATGGTGCCGTGCTACCTGTACATCCTGTTCTATTCGCTGCGCGGCCACCGTGTGGGGCTGCCGGCTCAACCGAAATGA
- a CDS encoding GntR family transcriptional regulator: protein MDDLRLDASAPTPLYLQLAAKLGEAIRGGHWKAGEALPAERQLCERLQISRVTLRQAVDALVEQGLVSRRQGAGTFVTSHIQHQLSGLTSFSETLRIKGYEPGTKWLERRLRPAHGEEILRLGLSPDAAVASLTRLRSADDRVMAYEHAVLPQRVVADPEQVGDSLYSFLDAQGTPVVRALQYFRAINLPARLAEHLRMKTGEAILHVVRVGYTRDGSAIELTDTYCHNDFYDFVAELRR, encoded by the coding sequence CTGGACGACCTGCGTCTTGACGCCTCCGCGCCCACACCGCTGTACCTGCAGCTGGCCGCCAAGCTCGGCGAGGCGATCCGCGGTGGCCACTGGAAGGCCGGCGAAGCGCTGCCCGCCGAGCGCCAGCTGTGCGAGCGGCTGCAGATTTCGCGGGTCACCTTGCGCCAGGCGGTGGATGCGCTGGTCGAGCAAGGCCTGGTCTCGCGTCGCCAGGGCGCCGGCACCTTTGTCACCTCGCATATCCAGCACCAGCTCAGCGGCTTGACCAGTTTCAGTGAGACGCTGCGCATCAAAGGCTACGAGCCCGGCACCAAGTGGCTGGAACGGCGCCTGCGGCCCGCGCATGGCGAGGAAATCCTGCGCCTGGGGCTGTCGCCGGATGCGGCGGTCGCCTCGCTCACCCGCCTGCGCAGCGCCGATGACCGCGTCATGGCCTACGAACACGCCGTGTTGCCGCAGCGCGTGGTCGCCGACCCGGAGCAGGTGGGCGATTCGCTCTACAGTTTTCTCGATGCGCAAGGCACCCCGGTGGTGCGTGCGCTGCAGTACTTCCGCGCGATCAATCTGCCGGCACGGCTGGCCGAACACCTGCGCATGAAGACCGGCGAGGCGATCCTGCATGTGGTGCGCGTGGGCTACACCCGCGACGGCAGCGCGATCGAACTCACCGACACCTATTGCCACAACGACTTCTACGACTTCGTCGCCGAACTGCGCCGCTGA
- the gspN gene encoding type II secretion system protein N → MRLLRWSLLVLGVLIAIVIATLPLRWVLPAQSLPIAVLEAQGSIWNGSLRGVTWKAQPIGDVQVALQPWPLVRGQQHVRLATSTAALIALQGARHGIDQGNGRVLLRKPGGITLLDLAVDLRQVQAVFDATRCVQAAGEVTVQIVPTSAGEAAGLLPLRLRGSPRCNDAVVELALQPDGGMPDGMQLSAELRLQHDGHWQWRTQVDPGSDTALHLGLQLLGFVPTQERRLLRVDQGTL, encoded by the coding sequence ATGAGGCTGCTGCGCTGGTCGTTGCTGGTGCTCGGTGTGCTGATCGCCATTGTCATTGCCACCTTGCCGTTGCGGTGGGTGCTGCCTGCACAGTCGCTGCCGATCGCGGTGCTGGAGGCGCAAGGCTCGATCTGGAACGGCAGCTTGCGCGGCGTCACCTGGAAGGCGCAGCCCATCGGCGATGTGCAGGTGGCCCTGCAGCCGTGGCCGCTGGTGCGCGGCCAGCAGCACGTGCGGCTCGCCACGTCCACGGCAGCGCTCATCGCCCTGCAAGGTGCGCGCCATGGCATCGACCAAGGCAACGGGCGCGTGTTGCTGCGCAAACCCGGTGGCATCACCTTGCTGGATCTGGCAGTGGACCTGCGGCAGGTGCAGGCCGTGTTCGACGCCACCCGCTGCGTACAGGCCGCAGGAGAGGTGACCGTGCAGATCGTGCCAACCAGCGCTGGCGAAGCGGCCGGCCTGCTGCCGCTGCGCCTGCGCGGCAGCCCGCGCTGCAATGACGCTGTGGTGGAACTTGCACTGCAGCCAGATGGCGGGATGCCCGATGGCATGCAGCTCAGCGCGGAGTTGCGCCTGCAACACGACGGCCACTGGCAATGGCGCACCCAGGTCGACCCCGGCAGCGACACCGCCCTGCACCTCGGTCTGCAATTGCTGGGGTTTGTGCCAACGCAGGAGCGCCGCCTGCTTCGTGTTGATCAGGGCACGCTGTAA
- the gspM gene encoding type II secretion system protein GspM: MTALRHRSHRWWQQRAPRERVMLAVMGAAIAAFIAWYAILVPLRQWRSTAQARYDTAAQALLDAQGRQRSAVVTLADILQAARDAGVAIVPAPRAVAGAVELQIDAVNSPALFAWLERLRTAHGLAPTQLQITRHAQQLQVRCRFEGITP; encoded by the coding sequence ATGACCGCCTTGCGACACCGCAGCCATCGTTGGTGGCAACAGCGCGCACCGCGCGAGCGGGTGATGCTGGCCGTGATGGGCGCGGCAATCGCTGCCTTCATCGCGTGGTACGCCATCCTCGTGCCGCTGCGGCAATGGCGCAGCACAGCGCAGGCGCGCTATGACACCGCCGCGCAAGCCTTGCTCGACGCACAGGGCCGGCAACGCAGCGCGGTGGTGACCTTGGCGGACATCCTGCAGGCCGCACGCGATGCCGGCGTGGCTATTGTCCCGGCGCCGCGTGCGGTGGCCGGCGCAGTCGAACTGCAGATTGATGCCGTCAACAGCCCGGCGTTATTCGCCTGGCTGGAACGCCTGCGCACTGCGCATGGCTTAGCGCCCACGCAACTGCAGATCACCCGCCACGCGCAGCAGTTGCAGGTGCGCTGTCGCTTCGAGGGCATCACGCCATGA
- the gspL gene encoding type II secretion system protein GspL, producing the protein MSTTLLLLPADAGTAATAVHVDAQGHVHVHAAGAAPLTPAARTVLVVPGTQVHLRWLALPGRSPAQSLAAARLQLAEHLASDVSTLHVVIAANAQADGTRLVAAVEQATLQQWLERAAQHGIVPDSVVPECLLLPTVDADAPPTVVQWDGRWLVRGARLACSLEPETAQLVLDAQGHPSPLPPLDDPAQVIAVFARHVAQAPIELRQHAFARATPQRRGLTPRRLAWLGVLLLISPLLLLGAQALRYEIGAQLLQRRAVAVQGVQATGATPVSADAFAAQLAAVIAAVDSVPGAELDMLAYQQAQPVRATLVHDDDAQLQQLLARLRSAGWQVRPASSQAVETRLQTPLELEPPR; encoded by the coding sequence ATGAGTACCACCTTGCTGTTGCTGCCGGCCGATGCAGGCACAGCCGCCACCGCCGTGCATGTGGATGCGCAGGGGCATGTGCACGTCCATGCCGCCGGCGCTGCGCCGCTCACACCCGCGGCGCGCACGGTGCTGGTGGTGCCGGGCACGCAGGTGCACTTGCGCTGGCTGGCCCTGCCCGGGCGCAGCCCGGCACAATCGTTGGCGGCCGCGCGCCTGCAACTGGCCGAGCATCTGGCCAGCGATGTCAGCACGCTGCATGTGGTGATTGCGGCCAACGCGCAGGCCGATGGCACGCGCCTGGTGGCCGCAGTGGAGCAGGCAACCCTGCAACAGTGGCTGGAACGTGCCGCGCAGCACGGCATCGTGCCCGATAGCGTGGTGCCGGAGTGTCTGCTGCTGCCCACGGTGGACGCTGATGCGCCACCGACGGTTGTGCAGTGGGACGGGCGTTGGCTGGTGCGTGGCGCACGCCTGGCCTGCAGCCTGGAGCCGGAGACCGCGCAGCTGGTGCTCGACGCACAGGGCCATCCGTCGCCGCTTCCGCCTCTGGATGATCCAGCGCAGGTCATTGCCGTCTTCGCTCGCCATGTGGCGCAGGCACCGATCGAATTGCGGCAGCATGCCTTCGCACGCGCCACGCCGCAGCGGCGCGGGCTGACGCCGCGCAGGCTCGCATGGCTTGGCGTGTTGCTGCTGATCTCGCCGCTGCTGTTGCTGGGTGCGCAGGCACTGCGTTATGAGATCGGCGCGCAGCTGTTGCAGCGCCGCGCTGTGGCGGTGCAGGGCGTGCAAGCCACCGGCGCAACGCCGGTGTCGGCCGATGCGTTCGCAGCGCAGCTCGCCGCGGTGATCGCCGCGGTCGATAGCGTGCCCGGCGCCGAGCTCGACATGCTGGCGTATCAGCAAGCGCAGCCAGTGCGCGCAACGCTGGTGCATGACGATGACGCGCAATTGCAGCAATTGCTGGCACGCTTGCGCAGCGCCGGCTGGCAGGTGCGCCCGGCCAGCAGCCAGGCGGTCGAGACCAGGCTGCAGACCCCCTTGGAATTGGAGCCACCCCGATGA
- the gspK gene encoding type II secretion system minor pseudopilin GspK yields MSGRGGAHRQRGVALLTVLLLVAVMTVLMVAVLDDLRFGLRRSGNGEAMTQAQWYALGSEAFARQRLQTLSRRDPLRTTLDGGWDDQPLSFPLEGGSVQLRLRDRGSCFNLNSVVFGAAEQWQRSEEGVRQYVVLLRTLGIAPAQADALADALVDWIDSDQQPGAQGAEDAAYLQSALPLRTGDTLLAGVSELRAIAGYTPALLARLQPHVCALPSGRLSQVNINTLRATDAAVLVAIAEGTLDLGAARRLIAARPAGGWRDVQAFFRQPALLQVTVPDAMYEQIVLRTEYFSLYSQVDYAGAEVMLEALLQQAPAGRIRLVARQWSSDQ; encoded by the coding sequence ATGAGCGGGCGTGGGGGGGCTCACCGGCAGCGCGGCGTAGCCTTGCTCACCGTGTTGCTGTTGGTGGCAGTGATGACCGTGCTGATGGTTGCGGTGCTGGATGACTTGCGTTTTGGCTTGCGCCGCAGCGGCAACGGCGAGGCCATGACGCAGGCGCAGTGGTATGCGCTGGGCAGCGAAGCATTTGCGCGTCAGCGACTGCAGACCCTGTCCAGGCGCGACCCGCTGCGCACCACGCTGGACGGCGGGTGGGATGACCAACCGCTCAGCTTTCCGCTGGAGGGCGGCAGCGTGCAACTGCGCCTGCGCGACCGCGGCAGCTGCTTCAACCTCAACAGCGTGGTGTTCGGCGCGGCCGAGCAATGGCAACGCAGCGAAGAAGGCGTGCGCCAGTACGTGGTCTTGTTGCGCACGCTCGGCATCGCGCCTGCGCAGGCCGATGCGCTGGCCGACGCCTTGGTGGACTGGATCGACAGCGACCAGCAACCCGGCGCACAGGGCGCAGAGGACGCCGCATATCTGCAGTCTGCGCTGCCGCTGCGCACCGGCGACACCTTGCTGGCAGGTGTGAGCGAACTGCGCGCCATTGCTGGCTATACCCCCGCATTGCTGGCGCGCCTGCAGCCGCATGTGTGCGCGCTGCCGAGTGGGCGCCTGTCGCAGGTGAACATCAACACGCTGCGCGCCACCGATGCGGCCGTGCTGGTGGCCATCGCCGAAGGCACGCTAGACCTGGGCGCGGCGCGCCGCCTCATTGCTGCGCGCCCGGCCGGCGGGTGGCGCGACGTGCAGGCGTTCTTCCGCCAGCCGGCATTGCTGCAGGTCACCGTGCCCGATGCGATGTACGAACAGATCGTGCTGCGCACCGAATATTTTTCGCTCTACAGCCAGGTCGACTACGCGGGTGCCGAGGTCATGCTGGAAGCGTTGCTACAACAAGCGCCAGCCGGGCGGATCCGCCTGGTGGCGCGTCAATGGAGTTCCGATCAATGA
- the gspJ gene encoding type II secretion system minor pseudopilin GspJ: MRLRRAAGFTLIELLVALAVFALVAAAAVGVLRQSIEQRAAVQARLQQLRDFQIAHGLLRSDLQQAAVRRTRGSDGVPARTAFVATPPGAQGPLLAFVRRGWSNPDQAPRASLQYVEYRLVEDRLERSARPALDGAVTGAPQVLLRGVRAATVGFHYRAQWSDGWSGGVAALPDAVALELEMQDWGRVRQLFLVPEGSE; the protein is encoded by the coding sequence ATGCGCCTGCGCCGCGCCGCTGGTTTCACCTTGATCGAACTGCTGGTGGCGTTGGCGGTGTTTGCGTTGGTGGCTGCCGCGGCAGTGGGGGTGTTGCGGCAAAGCATCGAGCAGCGCGCTGCGGTGCAGGCGCGGCTGCAGCAGCTGCGCGATTTCCAGATTGCGCACGGCCTGCTACGCAGTGATCTGCAACAGGCCGCGGTGCGGCGCACCCGTGGCAGTGATGGCGTGCCTGCGCGGACTGCCTTTGTCGCCACACCACCCGGCGCACAAGGCCCGTTGCTGGCGTTCGTGCGACGCGGCTGGAGCAATCCGGACCAGGCGCCGCGTGCATCGCTGCAGTACGTGGAATACCGGCTGGTGGAGGACCGGCTCGAGCGCAGCGCACGTCCGGCGCTGGATGGTGCAGTGACCGGCGCACCACAGGTGCTGCTGCGTGGCGTGCGTGCGGCCACCGTGGGATTTCATTACCGCGCGCAATGGAGCGATGGCTGGAGCGGTGGTGTGGCAGCGCTGCCGGATGCGGTGGCACTGGAGTTGGAAATGCAGGACTGGGGCCGCGTGCGGCAATTGTTCCTGGTGCCGGAGGGGAGCGAATGA